The following proteins are co-located in the Bordetella bronchialis genome:
- a CDS encoding glycosyltransferase family 4 protein, which translates to MKILQLNFEKGWRGGERQTLYCMMAFRDAGHEVELLARAGAPLAQRAAEQGFAVHAVKHVPAQIAFLATRGRRYDIIHAQTANTVTWAVLTKSLHGRPVAFSRRTSFVVKPGEEWKTGGKWRRVDLFVAISDMAAVEPRRLGIEPVIIRSAVLPARVDTENLGRLSAEFKLPGKKIIATSAALIHDKDPLTMIRAVGELAKTRLDFVFVHFGAGGNNEEQARALVAELGLQSTYLFAGFRKGVEDFYAAMDVFAMSSREEALGSSVFDAFLHRVPVVSTDAGGLKESLADGRGILCPVEDYQALAQGMGQLLDDTPLRQAIVQRAYDYVRAEHDVRGMGDRYLAQFERVLRERGEARRVEAS; encoded by the coding sequence ATGAAGATCCTGCAGCTCAATTTCGAGAAGGGCTGGCGCGGCGGGGAACGGCAAACCCTGTACTGCATGATGGCTTTTCGCGACGCTGGGCACGAGGTCGAACTGCTGGCCCGGGCGGGCGCGCCGCTGGCGCAGCGCGCCGCCGAGCAGGGGTTTGCCGTCCATGCCGTCAAGCACGTACCGGCGCAGATCGCCTTCCTGGCCACCCGCGGGCGGCGCTATGACATCATCCACGCGCAGACGGCCAATACGGTGACCTGGGCCGTCCTGACCAAGTCGCTGCACGGCCGGCCGGTGGCTTTTTCGCGGCGCACGTCCTTCGTGGTCAAGCCGGGAGAGGAATGGAAGACCGGCGGCAAATGGCGCCGCGTGGATCTCTTCGTGGCGATCAGCGATATGGCGGCCGTGGAGCCGCGCCGCCTGGGGATAGAGCCGGTGATCATCCGCAGCGCGGTGCTGCCGGCGCGTGTCGATACGGAGAACCTGGGCCGGCTGTCGGCGGAGTTCAAGCTGCCCGGCAAAAAAATTATCGCGACCTCGGCCGCGCTGATCCACGACAAGGATCCGCTGACGATGATCCGTGCCGTGGGCGAACTGGCCAAGACCCGGCTGGACTTCGTGTTCGTGCATTTCGGCGCGGGCGGGAACAATGAAGAACAGGCGCGCGCGCTGGTGGCGGAGCTGGGCTTGCAATCGACCTATCTGTTCGCCGGTTTCCGCAAAGGCGTGGAGGATTTCTACGCGGCGATGGATGTGTTCGCCATGAGCTCGCGGGAAGAGGCGCTGGGCAGCAGCGTGTTCGACGCTTTCCTGCATCGCGTGCCGGTGGTGTCGACGGACGCGGGCGGGTTGAAGGAAAGCCTGGCGGATGGGCGGGGGATCCTGTGTCCCGTGGAAGACTACCAGGCGCTGGCGCAGGGGATGGGGCAGTTGCTGGACGATACGCCGTTGCGGCAGGCGATCGTGCAGCGCGCGTATGACTATGTGCGTGCCGAGCATGATGTGCGCGGGATGGGGGATCGGTATCTGGCGCAGTTTGAACGGGTGCTGCGTGAGCGTGGCGAAGCGCGGCGGGTCGAGGCTTCCTGA
- a CDS encoding Lrp/AsnC family transcriptional regulator produces the protein MSTPETLADLDDLDRRILDQLQTDASLTNQDLAARVHASAPTCLRRVRRLTEIGVIQKQVAILDATKLGSTLTALVEVTLDIQAAERMDEFEARMREEPAVLQCYRVSPGPDFLLIAQVKDMPAYHALVHRAFTAQANVRNVRTFFSVHRAKFETRITI, from the coding sequence ATGTCTACCCCCGAAACCCTAGCCGATCTGGACGACCTGGACCGCCGAATCCTGGACCAGCTGCAGACGGATGCCTCCCTGACCAACCAGGACCTGGCGGCGCGCGTGCATGCCTCCGCACCGACCTGCCTGCGCCGGGTACGCCGGCTCACGGAAATCGGCGTGATCCAGAAGCAGGTCGCCATCCTCGACGCCACCAAGCTGGGCAGCACGCTGACCGCGCTGGTCGAAGTGACGCTCGACATCCAGGCCGCCGAACGCATGGACGAATTCGAAGCCCGCATGCGCGAAGAGCCCGCCGTACTCCAGTGCTATCGCGTATCGCCCGGCCCGGACTTCCTGCTGATCGCCCAAGTGAAGGACATGCCGGCCTATCACGCACTGGTACACCGCGCCTTCACGGCGCAGGCCAATGTGCGCAACGTCCGCACCTTCTTCTCCGTCCACCGCGCCAAGTTCGAAACGCGGATAACGATATAG